The sequence CGCAACCTCATGGGCCAGGTGGACGGCACCGGCAACCCGAAGCCCTCGGAGCCCGACTTCGACAAGCGGATCTTCGTGCCCGCTGCGGGCCCAGGCCCCGCCGAGCACGCCTGGATGGCCGGGGGCTCGTACGCGGTCGTCCGGCGAATCCGGATGCTCCTCGACGACTGGGACAAGCAGTCCCTCGCCCAGCAGGAGCAGGTCATCGGCCGCACCAAGGCCACCGGTGCACCGCTGACCGGCGGCAGCGAGACCACCGAGATGGCGCTCGACAAACTCGGCGCCGACGGCAAGCCGGTCATCGCGGCCAACGCCCATGCCCGGATCTCCGCCCCCGAACAGAACGGCGGGGCCGCCATGCTGCGGCGCCCCTTCTCCTTCCACGACGGCATCGGCGCCGACGGCACCCCCGACGCCGGGCTCCTCTTCATCTGCTGGCAGGCGGATCCACTGCGCGGGTTCGTCCCGGTCCAGCGCAAGCTCGACCGCGGCGACGCCCTGTCGGAGTTCATCCGGCACGAGTCCAGCGGCCTGTACGCGGTCCCGCCCGGCCCCCGCTCCGGCGAGTACGTCGGGCAGCGGCTGCTCGAAGGGTGAACAGCCGCCCGGTGGCGGGTGCCCCGGCATTAGGCTGATCACATGTCGGCCACCCGCTTCACCTATCTCGGCCCCGAGGGCACCTTCACCGAAGCCGCCCTCCGCACGCTGCCGGAAGCCGCGACCCGGGAGCTCGTCCCGATGGTGTCGGTCCCGGCAGCGCTGGACGCCGTACGCAACGGCGAGGCCGCTGCCGCCCTGGTCCCGATCGAGAACTCGGTGGAAGGCGGTGTCACCGCCACGCTCGACGAGCTGGCCTCCGGCGAACCGCTGATGATCTACCGCGAGGTGCTGCTGCCCATCGCCTTCGCGCTGCTGGTACGGCCCGGGACCGCCCTGTCGGACGTGAAGACCGTCACCGGGCACCCGGTAGCCCAGCCCCAGGTGCGCAACTGGCTGCGGGCGAACCTGCCCGACGCGGTGTGGGAGTCGGCCGCCTCGAACGCCGACGGCGCCCGGCTGGTCCAGGAGGGCCGCTTCGACGCCGCCTTCGCCGGCGAGTTCGCCGCCGCCACCTATGGGCTGGTCCCGCTGGTCACCGAGATCCACGACGCGGAGAACGCGGAGACCCGGTTCGTCCTGGTCGGACGGCCCGCCCGGCCCTCCGCCCCGACCGGCGCCGACAAGACCTCCGTCGTGCTCTGGCTCGGTGACGACCACCCGGGTGCGCTGCTGGAGCTCCTGCAGGAGTTCGCCGTGCGCGGGGTGAACCTGATGCTGATCCAGTCCCGGCCCACCGGTGAGGGGATCGGCAACTACTGCTTCGCCGTCGACGCCGAGGGCCATGTCTCCGACCGCCGGGTCAGCGAGGCCCTCATGGGCCTGAAGCGGACGTGCCCGCAGATCCGCTTCCTCGGCTCCTACCCGCGGGCCGGTGGCGCTCAGGGTGACGTGAGCGCTGCCCGGCCGGGGACCTCGGACAGCGATTTCACGGCAGCCTCGGACTGGCTGACGCGCTGCCTCGACGGCCGGGCGTAGGACTTCGTCCACTGTCCACAGAGTTATCCACAGGCCGAGATGGGGACCTGGGGACAAGTCGACACTGCGATGCGACAAGGTCGACAAATCGGTCGGGGGCCCAGGTTTCGCGCTGGGGAGCGGTAGGTGAACGGCGTCACCCACGTATCGCCGATCAACTCTTTGGAGCGAGGCATTCCCACCCGAATGAGTGTGTGATGGTGGTTTGAACCCTGAATCCCTTCGGGCATCCGCCGGTCGGGAATGATCTATTTCCGTGTCCACAGAGGCGGCGCACAGCCTGTGGATAAACTGGGGGTGGCGCGAATTCCTGTGGACAAGGAACGGCTTGCGATCCTGCTCAGGACCCGCCCGACCACCGTCACGGTGCCCCATTTCGGCGAATGGCACCGTTTTTATTGACGGCCTGAGAGCGATCACTTCCGGTCAGTCGCCAAGACTTATCCAATAGCCGCAATTAGGGCAAAGTGACACGCTGTGTGATATCGATGTGAGCCCCGGAACCCCAGCCCGGTAGCCTGGAGGGCGTGATTGACCTCCGGCTGCTCCGTGAAGACCCTGACCGTGTCCGCGCCTCGCAGCGCGCCCGTGGAGAGGACGTCGACCTCGTCGACGCACTGCTCTCCGCCGACGAGCGCCGCAGGTCCTCCGGCATGCGCTTCGACGAACTGCGCAACGAGCAGAAGTCGCTCGGCAAGCTCATCCCCAAGGCCTCCCCTGAGGAGCGGGCCGAGCTGCTGAAGAGGGCCGAGCAGCTCAAGCAGGACGTCAAGGCCGCCGAGGCCGAGCAGAACGAGGCCGACGAGGCTGCCAAGAAGCTCCTCCTCCAGCTCGGGAACATCGTCCACAAGGACGTCCCGGTCGGCGGCGAGGAGGACTTCACGGTCCTCGAGACGCACGGAACCATCCGCGACTTCGCCGCCGAGGGCTTCGAGCCCAAGGACCACCTGGAGCTCGGCGAGTCGCTGGGCGCCATCGACGTCGAGCGCGGCGCCAAGGTGTCGGGCTCGCGCTTCTACTACCTGACCGGTGTCGGCGCCCTGCTGGAGCTGGCGCTGGTCAACGCCGCCATCGCGCAGGCCACCGAGGCCGGCTTCATCCCGATGCTGACCCCGGCACTGGTCCGCCCGCGCGCCATGGAGGGCACCGGCTTCCTCGGCCAGGCCGCGGAGAACGTGTACCACCTGGAGAAGGACGACTACTACCTGGTCGGCACCTCCGAGGTCCCGCTCGCGGCGTACCACATGGACGAGATCATCGACGCCGACAAGCTGCCCCTGCGGTACGCGGGCTTCTCGCCCTGCTTCCGCCGCGAGGCCGGTACGTACGGCAAGGACACCCGGGGCATCTTCCGCGTCCACCAGTTCGACAAGGTCGAGATGTTCTCGTACGTCGCGCCGGAGGAGGCCGAGGCCGAGCACAAGCGGCTGCTGGACTGGGAGAAGCAGTGGCTGACCAGCCTGGAGCTGCCGTTCCAGGTGATCGACGTCGCCACCGGCGACCTGGGCTCCTCCGCCTCGCGCAAGTTCGACTGCGAGGCGTGGATCCCCACCCAGGGCAAGTACCGCGAGCTGACCTCCGCCTCGAACTGCGACAGCTTCCAGGCCCGCCGTCTGTCGATCCGCTACCGCGACGGCAAGAAGACCCAGCCGCTGTCCACGCTGAACGGCACCCTGTGCGCGGTGCCGCGCACGATCGTCGCGATCCTGGAGAACCACCAGCAGGCCGACGGTTCGGTACGGGTGCCCCAGGTGCTCCGTCCGTACCTCGGCGGCCGTGAGGTCCTGGAGCCGATCACCAAGTGAGCCCGGCCCCGTTCCCGTACAAACTCGTCGCGACCGATCTCGACGGCACGCTGCTGCGTAGCGACGACACCGTCTCGGAACGCACCCGTGAAGCGCTCGTCGCGGCCACCGCGGCGGGCGCGGCACACATCATCGTCACCGGCCGGGCCGTGCCCTGGACCCGCCACGTACTGGACGATCTCGGCTACAAGGGGATCGCCGTGTGCGGGCAGGGCGCGCAGGTCTACGACGCGGGCGCGCACCGGCTGCTGACCTCGGTCACCCTGGACCGGCAGCTGGCCGGTCTGGCTCTGTCGAAGATAGAGGCCGAGATCGGTCCGCTGGCGCTCGCCGCCAGCCGGGACGGGGTGGACGGCGAGGTGCTGATAGGGCCCGGCTACCGGATGCAGGAGGGCCTGCCCGCCGTGCATCTGGACGACCACGCTGCGGTGTGGACGGCCCCGCTGAACAAGCTGTACATCCAGCACCCGGGGCTGGACGACGACGCGCTGGTCAAGGTGGCCCGGCAGACCGTGGGCAGCCTGGTCGACATCGTGATGGCGGGTCCCGGCATCGTGGAGATCCTGCCGCTGGGGCTGACCAAGGCCACCGGCCTGTCGCTCGCCGCGCGCAGGCTGGGGGTGAAGGCGGCGGAGACGATCGCCTTCGGCGACATGCCCAACGACATCCCGATGTTCGGCTGGGCGGCGCACGGCGTGGCGATGGCCAATGCCCATGCCGAGCTCAAGGCGGTGGCCGACGAGGTGACGACCTCCAACGAGGAGGACGGCATCGCGGTGGTGCTGGAGCGTCTGCTGGGCGCCTCGTAGCGGACACGACGTACGAGAGGTCCGGGGCAGCCCGCGCCATACGGCGCGCTCGAAGTGGCTGCCCCGGACCTTTTGTTGCTCCCCGCACCGCTCACTCTGCTCCTTGCGCAGCCCTCGTACCAGCGAATTTCGGTGCGTCAGCCGTGGATCCGGCGGCGCCGCCAGTAGGCGAAGGTGACGACCCCGAGGAGCGGCCCCCACAGCACCAGCGGGGCGTAGCAGAGGGTCATGAGCCACCAGCCGGCCCCGGTGGGTGCTCCCGGCGCCGCCATGCTGGTGCTCCAGTGGAAGGCGCTCGGGATGGCGATCAGGGTGACTGCGGTGGCTCCCAGAGCGGCGGGTACGACGACCGCGAGGGGCGGGATCCGGCGGCCTCGCAGCCGGGGGATCCAACTTGGGACCACCTCGCCCCAGCGCTGTACGAGGCCGAGGGTGAGCAGGCCGAGGCCTTCGGCGACGGCGCTGAGGGCAACCAGGTAGAAGGACCACTTACCGGGGAAGAGTTCGGCCTCCAGTCCGCTGCCGACGCCCCAGCCGACGGGTATGCCGACCGCGATGGCGATCCTCCACAGGCCGCTGGGAAGGAGGGTGAGGGCGGCCGCGTGGGCGGCCCAGCGGATCGGGCGGCTCACGGCCGGGCCGGCGGGAACGTCCGGCGCGGTGGGAGATGTGGGACCAGCGGGTGCGGCGGTGAGCATGGTCATCGTCCAAGTCCTTTTCGGTAGGCGGTTGGTGATGTCTCAAGCCTGGTCCGGCGGGCGCCTCGGAACCATCCGCCGATCAGCAGGTCGGGAGGCGCCGGTGACGGTCGGGGCTCTGCCGAACGGCAGATGTCCACGGGCGGGAGGGACTCGTAGGGTCGGGGCGTGACCGTGAAACCGAGCGTGCTGTACGCCCCCGCCCTGGCCGTTGCGGGCCTGCTGTCCCTGATCGGTTCGGCCGTGCGCGTGCCCAGTACGTGGACGCTGGCGGGGATGGCGGTACTGCTGCCACTGCTGGCCCTGGTGGCCCGCTGGTCCCCGGTACGGTCCGGAAGCCTCGCGGGCGCTCTCGGCATGGCAGCGGTGGCGCTCTGGCCGGTCCCGCTGGTGTGGGCGGACGGATCGTGGCTGGAGGTCGGCGGGGCGGCGGCCTTCTGGTCGCTGCCGGCCTTCGGCGCCGTGGCCGCCGGTGGCTACCTGCGCCGCCAGGCGGGCCGGGTACGACAGGCCGTACGGGAGGCGCGACGCGACCAGCAGCTGGAACTGGCCCGGGATCTGCACGACTTCGTGGCGCACGACGTGAGCGCGATCGTGGTGCAGGCCCAGGCAGCGCGGTTCGTGGCCGCGCAGGACCCCGGGCAGGCGGTCCGCGCACTGGAGCGGATCGAGGCCGCGGGGCTGAGCGCGCTGGAGGCGATGGACCGCACCGTTCACGCGCTCCAGGAGGCGGCGGGCACGGCGACCGCTCCGGTGCCTGGGCTGGCGCAACTGCCGGAGCTGGTGGAACGGTTCGAGGGCGGGGTGCTGGAGGCCGACCCCGAGGCCGTACGGGAGCTGTCGCGGGAGGCGGGCAGCACCGCGTACCGCGTGGCCGTCGAAGCCCTGACGAATGTCCGCCGGCACGCACCCGGGGCGGCCGTGGTGCGGGTCGCCGTACGTAGGGCCGCGGCGGGCATAGAGGTCAGCGTGGCCAACTCCGCGGCCAGTGGTGCGGTCGGGCTGCTGCCCCGCAGGCGGCGGAGCGGCACCGGACTGGCAGGCCTGCGCGGGCGGGTGGAAGCCGCGGGCGGGACGCTGCGGGCGGGAACGGGCGCGGACGGCGGATGGCGGGTTTCCGCGGTCTTCCCTCCACGCGAGCACCCCCTCGGGTGATCATGGCGGCGTGACCACACGCATCCTGATAGCCGATGACCAAGAGGACATCCGCAGCGGTTTCCGGCTGATCCTCGACTCGCAGCCGGACATGACCGTGGTGGGGGAGGCCCCGGACGGCGAGAGCGCAGTGGCGCTGGCCCGGGAGCTGCGGCCGGACGTGGTCCTCGCGGACATCCGGATGCCGAAGCTGGACGGGCTGGAGGTGACCCGGCTGCTGGCGCCCCGGACGCGGGTGGTGGTCGTGACCACCTTCGACCTGGACGAGTACGTGCACACCGCCCTGCGCAACGGTGCCTGCGGCTTCCTGCTGAAGCGGTCGGGGCCCGCGCTGCTGATCGAGGGGGTGCGGGCGGCCATGGCCGGGGACACGCTGATCAGCCCGCAGATCACGGTGCGGCTGCTCAGCAGGCTCACGGAAGGCGCGCCGGGCGGGCCGCCCGCGCCACGGGTGCCGCAGGCTCATCCGCTGACCGGCCGGGAGGTGGACATCGTGCGACTGGTGGCGCAGGGGCTCACCAACGCCGAGATCGGTGCGGAACTCTTCATCAGCGCGGGCACGGCGAAGACCCACATCGCGAACGTCCAGGCGAAGCTGGGGGCCCGGAACCGGGTGGGGATCGCCGCATGGGCTTGGGAGCACGGCGTGGCGCAGGCGGGGACGGAGGCCGGCTAACGATGTTTCACGTGAAACAAGGGTGGTGTTTCACGTGAAACCACGTGCCGCGTGAGGGGCCAGGCGAGCAGACCGACGGAGAGCGCGATGGCGTGGCCGAGGTCGGTGAAGGTACCGCCGGTGGCGAGCGGGATCCCGAAGAAGGCGAGCAGCCCGGCGAGGTAGAACCATCTCCAGGGACCGGGGATCCGGTAGGTCAGCACTCCGGCGGCTGCAGCGAGTCCGTAGCTGACGCCGATGTCGACGACGTGCGTCATGCTGCGCGGGGCCCGGTGGTCCTGGATGGCCATGAGGAGGACCTTCTGGCTGACGAGCGTGGCGACGACATGGGCGGTCGCGACGATCACGAGCCAGCGCAGGGTGCCCAGCCAGCGTTCGACGGGGGCGTGGAAGACCTCGAACAGCACGGCGTAGAGGGCGAGCGAGGCCGGGTTCTCGATCCAGAAGGCGCTGCTGAGGAGAGCCCGGACGGGGTGGTTGACCAGCTCGTGGATATTGCTGCTGTTGCGGTGGAGCAGGACGTGCTCGACCCGGTCGGGGGCGATCACGACGATGACGCTGGTGACGGCGATGATCAGCAGCCAGATGTGCGTACCGGGCGAGGAGCGTATCCAGGACCGCAGAGGCCTGGACGGCTCCGGCTCGGTGTACTCGATCATGCCCCGATGATCCCGCGCGAAGCTGTGCCCCGCCTGGCCGGTGGGCCGGGCGGGGCACGGTACCCGCGCTGGTGCGCCGAGTGATGGCAGGGGCCTACTCCTCGCCCGCCAGGGTGAGGCGGCGCAGCCGCTGGCCCGCGTAGACGGTGGCGCCCGCGGTGACCACGGCGAGCAGGACCGCGGCGGTGGGCAGGCCCACGGTGGCGTCCACGTATCCCTCGCCCGCAACCCTCTCGGCAAGGGACAGCGCCCACTGCTGGACGCTGAGGGTCTTGGCGCCGGAGACCAGGCTGCCGAAGAGCGACTCCCAGATCAGGGCGTAAACCAGGCCGAAGACGACCGCGTGCCGGCTGACGGTGCCCAGCAGCAGGAACAGCGCGCTGTAGGCGATCGAGGCGACGAGGGCGGCGACGGTGTAGGCGACGGCGATCTGCTGGCCGTTGCCGTTGAGGATGAAGCCGGCGATCAGGGTGGGGATCGCGGAGAAGGCCATGGTGACGGCGATCGCGACGATCAGCTTGGTCATGATGATCGTCGGTCGCTTCACCGGCTTGGCGAGCAGGTAGACGATCGAGCCGTCGTCGATCTCCGGGCCGATGGCTCCGGTACCGGCGATGACACCGATCAACGGGACCATGGTGGCGAGGGCGAAGCCGCCGAGCAGGTCGGCTGCGACCTTGTCGTCCACACCCGTGAGCAGGCGGACGGCGATCGAGATGAGGATCAGCAGTGCGGGCAGCAGGAAGAGGATCAGCGCCCGGCGGCGGCCGAGCAGGGCCCGGTAGGTGAGCCGGGCAACGGTGGGGTTGTACATGAGTGCCAGCTCCTTCAGGCCGCGACGAGGTAGGAGAAGACCGACTCGAGGGACTCGTCGGAAGGCGAGACCGTCAGCAGCCGGATGCCGTGCGCGCGGGCGACCCGCGGGAGCAGCTCGGTGAAACGTCCGAAGTCGACGGCCTGGATGCGCAGGGCGCCTTCCTTCAGGTCGACCTCGATGCCGGCCGTGGACGGGTCGGCGATGAGGGCCGCGGCGAGGGCCCGGTCGTCGGAGGAGCGGACGAGGTAGCGGTGCGGACGGTCCGTCATCAGGCGGCGGATCTTCCGGAAGTCGCCGGAGGCGGCGTGCCGGCCGGCGACCACCACCTCGATGTGCGAGGCGAGCTGCTCGACCTCCTCCAGGATGTGGGAGGAGAACAGGACGGTGCGTCCCGCGTCGCCCATCCGCCGCAGCAGGTCCATCAGCTGCATGCGCTGGCGCGGGTCCATACCGTTGAACGGCTCGTCCAGGAGGAGCACGGACGGGTCGTGGACGAGCGCGGACGCCATCTTCACGCGCTGGCGCATGCCCTTGGAGTAGGTGGAGATCTTGCGGTCCTGGGCGTACTCCATCTCGACGGTGGCGAGGGCCCGCTGGGCGGCCGCGTCGTCGAGGCCGTGGAGTTCCGCGTTGGCGACGACGAACTCCCGGCCGGTGAGGAAGTCGTACATGGCCTCGCGCTCGGGCACGACGCCGACCTGCTTGTAGATCTGCTCGTTGCGCCAGATCGGTGCGCCGTCGAGGGTGACGGTGCCGGTGGAGGGGGCGAGGAAGCCGCCCATCATGTTGATGAGAGTGGACTTGCCCGCGCCGTTGGGACCCAGCAGTCCGGTGACGCCGGGACCGATGCGCATGGTCACGTCGTTGACGGCGACGACGTTCCCGAACCAGCGGGAGGTGTGGTCGATGTCGATGGTGGTCACAGCCCGGCCTTCCGGTAGCGGGCCATCAGGGCGGCGTAGGAGCCGACGATGAGGCCGAGGGCGACGAGCAGGTAGACGAAGCCGGTGCCGGCCGTGGGGCCCTCGCCGCCGGGGAAGGCGGACGTCGCACCGAGGAAGGCCGTCTGGAAGCCGTCGATCAGGGTGATCGGGGAGAACAGGCCCATCCAGTCGATGGCCCCGGCGTTCCCGGTGCTGTAGGCGATGCCCTGGACTGCGGTCACCGCGCCGTAGGGGATCAGGAGCACGGCGATGATGGCGGCGACGCCGAACCCGCGGCGCGGGGTGAGCGCGGCCATGACCAGCCCGAGGCCGGCGAAGAGCAACGACAGCAGCAGTACCGACACCAGTCCCTGCCCGAATTCCTTGGTCTGGTCACCGAAGTCGAACTTCGCCAGCAGCGCGCCGATCCACATGATCAGCAGCGGGGTGGCGGTGAGGATGAACAGGGCCGAGGCCATGGCCGCGTACTTGGCCACGACGTAGTCGACGCGTTCGACGGGCCGCGAGAAGTAGAGCGGCACGGTCTTGAAGCGCAGGTCGCGGGAGACCGACTGGGGTGCCTGGGAGGCGAGGTAGAGGCCGATGATCACCTGCGTGGTCAGGGCGTACGTCGTGTACTTGATCGGCAGCTCGGTGGAGCCGGGGACCGCGATGGCGACGGCGACGATGATCAGCGCGGGAACGCACATCACCGCGAAGAGGAGCATCGGCAGGACCTTGGACTTGGCGGAGCGGCCGAGTCCGTAGGCGCCGCGCAGGGACTGCGAGAACAGCGACTTGCGGGCGTACGCGCGGCCCAGCCGGGCCCCGTCGTAGGACCGGTAACCGATGTTGTGGATCTGGGTCGAGGTGTCAGGCGCCATCGGAACCGGCTCCCTTCTGCTGGACGGTCTGGTCGTTGTCGCGGAAGACCTCCGCGATGTGGTGGCGGCGCTGCTCCATGCGGACCAGACCGATGCCCAGGTCGGCGACGGTGTCGCGGACGGTGTCGTACGTCTGCTCGCCGGTGGCCTCGACGAGGAGGACGTGACCCGCTCCGGGCAGGCCCTGCTCCCCGCTCACGAGGAGGGTGACGCCCGCCTCGGCGAGCGCCTTGCGCAGGGCGGCGGTGCCGTCCGGGTGGGCGTCCGAGTCGGTGACCTCGACCGCGAGGGTCGTGGTGGTCTGCGTGAAGTCGCTGGTGGAGCTCGACCGCAACAGCTTGCCGCCGTCGACGACCACGACGTGGTCGCAGGTGCGCTCCAGCTCCCCGAGGAGGTGCGAGGTCACCAGGACCGAGATGCCGAAGTCGGTGTAGACGCGGCGGATCAGGCCGAGCATCTCGTCGCGGCCGACCGGGTCGAGCCCGTTGGTGGGCTCGTCGAGGAGGACCAGCTGGGGGTCGTGGACGAGCGCCTGCGCGAGTTTGACGCGCTGCTTCATGCCCGTGGAGTAGCCGCCGATGGGCCGGTAACGCTCCTCGTACAGCCCCACGTGGCGCAGGGTGTCGGCGGTGCGCTCGCGGGCGGCGGTCGGCGGGAGGCCGGACATGCGTGCCATGTGGACGACGAACTCGGTGGCCGAGACGTCGGGTGGCAGGCAGTCGTGCTCGGGCATGTAGCCGACGCGTTCACGGATGGCGTTGCCATGCGTGGCGACGTCGAGTCCGAGCACGGCGGCGCTGCCCTCGGTGGCGGGGGACAGTCCCAGCAGAATCTTGATCAGCGTGGACTTGCCGGCTCCATTGGCACCCACGAGGCCGGTCACACCAGGCCCGATGTCCAGGGAGAGCCGGTCGAGGGCGGTCACTCGGGGGTACCGCTTGCTCAGGCTTTCGGTCGCGATGACAGTCACGGGAGCGACGTTAGTGGCCTGCCTGGCCGGAAGCGTCAGACCTGGAGCTGGATCCTTTCTCAGCCTTCCGGCGTACGGGCCCGTACTGGAGGCTGATGTGGCCCGGACAACTTTGTCCACAGGTCTATGCACGGGCCTTGACGTGATCTCCGGTCATTGTCACATTCATCAGTGTCAACTTACGGGCGCGTACGGCTACAGGGACGGACGGCTGGCATGGCTGGGGACACCAAGCAACGCACCGCGCAACTCACCGCCGACCTGAGCGGCTTCAGGGAAGTGCAACGCCTCTCCTACGCGTGCGCGGAGGCCGTCGCCGCGCAGCTGCGGCCCGGGGTGACCGAGCGCGAGGCCGCGCGGATGCAGCGCGAGTGGCTGCGCGAGCGCGGGGTGCGGGACTGGTTCCACCTGCCCTTCGCCTGGTTCGGCGACCGCACCGCCTTCGCGAACTTCAAGATCCCGCTGCAGTTCTTCCCGACCGGCCGGAAGCTGGAGCCCGGGATGCCGTTCATCCTCGACATGGCACCGGTCTTCAAGGGCTACGCGGCCGACATCGGCTACTCGGGCAGCCTCGGCCTCAACCCGGTGCAGGACCGGCTCATGTCCGATCTGCGCGCGCACCGCGAGCTGATCCTGGAGCAGGTGCGGGAGCGCCGCTCCCTGCGCGAGATCTACGAGAACGTCGAGCGGCTGATGAACCGGCAGGGGTATGCCAACCGGCACCGCGCCTACCCCTTCGGCGTGATCGCGCACAAGATCGACCGGGTCAAGGAGCGCCGCTGGGCGCCCACCGCGTTCGGATTCGGCACGCAGTCCCTCAAGGGACTGGCCGGCGACGTCCTGCACGGGCACCGCGAGGGCTGGTCCCCGCTGTGGAGCCCGTACCGCTTCTCCGACCACCCGCCGCAGCCGGGGCTGTGGGCGGTGGAGCCCCATCTGGGCTTCCGGGGTACCGGCGCGAAGTTCGAGGAGATCCTGGTCGTCACCGACTCCCGGGACCCCGAGGAGAGCGCGTACTGGCTGGACGACGATCTGCCGCACGTGCGGCGCTGGGCCGAGGAGAAGGCAGCATGAGCGGCATGAGCGGAGCACGGGCGGCTGGACTGGCGGGGGCGCGCGAACGCCGGGTGAGCACCGGCGGGGTCGAGCTGTGCGTCGTCGAGCTGGGCGAGGCGGACCTGCCCACGGTGGTGCTGGTGCACGGCTACCCCGACAGCAAGGAGGTCTGGTCGGAGGTGGCCGAGCGCCTCGCGGCACGCTTCCACGTGGTGCTGTACGACGTACGCGGCCACGGCCGTTCCACGGCGCCGCAGCCGCTGCGCGGGGGCTTCACCCTGGAGAAGCTGACCGACGACTTCCTCGCGGTGGCGGACGCGGTCAGCCCGGACCGGCCGGTGCACCTGGTCGGCCACGACTGGGGTTCCGTACAGGGCTGGGAGTTCGCGACGGTCGCCCGCACCGAGGGGCGGATCGCCTCCTTCACCTCGATCTCGGGACCCTCCCTCGACCACTTCGGCCACTGGATCAAGAAGCGCATGACGCGGCCCACCCCGCGCAGGGCGGCGCAGCTGCTGGGCCAGGGCGCCAAGTCCTGGTACGTCTACATGCTGCACACGCCCGTACTCCCGGAGCTCGCCTGGCGCGGACCGCTCGGCAAGCGGTGGCCGGGGATCCTCCAGCGCATCGAGAAGGTCCCGGCCGGCGCCTACCCGACGGCCTCCCTGCCCTCGGACGCGGCGCACGGAGCCTGGCTCTACCGTGACAACGTCCGGCCCCGGCTGCGCCAGCCGCGCCCCGACGCGTACGCGCACGTGCCGGTCCAGCTGATCACCCCGACCGGGGACGCCTTCCTCTCCGAGCGGCTCTACGACGACCTGGACCGGTGGGCCCCGGACCTGGTGCGCCGGACGCTGCCCGCCAAGCACTGGGTGCCCCGGACCAGGCCGGACCAGCTGGCCGCCTGGATCACCGAGTTCGTCACCACCCGGGAGGAACCCGCCGCGCGGGCGCCGGAACAGAAGGCTCCCGGGAGGTACGCCGACCGCTTCGGCGGCCAGCTGGTCCTGGTCACCGGCGCGGCCAGCGGGATCGGCCGGGCCACCGCCTTCTCGTTCGCCGAGGCGGGTGCCCGCGTGGTGGCCGTGGACCGGGACGCGGAGGGCGCGGCGCGGACGGCCGACATGGCGCGCCTCGTCGGTGCCCCCGAGGCCTGGGGCGAGTGCGTCGACGTCAGTGACGAGCAGGCGATGGAGAAGCTCGCGGCAAAGGTCGCCGCCGAGTACGGGATCGTGGACGTCTTGGTCAACAACGCCGGCATCGGACTGTCGGGGCCCTTCCTGGAGACCACCTCCGAGGAGTGGAAGAAGGTCCTCGACGTCAACCTGTGGGGCGTCATCCACGGCTGCCGGATCTTCGGGAGGCAGATGGCCGAGCGCGGCCAGGGCGGACACATCGTCAACACCGCCTCCGCGGCGGCCTACCTGCCCTCCAAGACCCTGCCCGCCTACAGCACCTCGAAGGCAGCAGTGCTGATGCTGTCGGAGTGCCTGCGCGCGGAACTGGCGT comes from Streptomyces sp. NBC_01408 and encodes:
- a CDS encoding M24 family metallopeptidase; the encoded protein is MAGDTKQRTAQLTADLSGFREVQRLSYACAEAVAAQLRPGVTEREAARMQREWLRERGVRDWFHLPFAWFGDRTAFANFKIPLQFFPTGRKLEPGMPFILDMAPVFKGYAADIGYSGSLGLNPVQDRLMSDLRAHRELILEQVRERRSLREIYENVERLMNRQGYANRHRAYPFGVIAHKIDRVKERRWAPTAFGFGTQSLKGLAGDVLHGHREGWSPLWSPYRFSDHPPQPGLWAVEPHLGFRGTGAKFEEILVVTDSRDPEESAYWLDDDLPHVRRWAEEKAA
- a CDS encoding ABC transporter ATP-binding protein; translated protein: MTVIATESLSKRYPRVTALDRLSLDIGPGVTGLVGANGAGKSTLIKILLGLSPATEGSAAVLGLDVATHGNAIRERVGYMPEHDCLPPDVSATEFVVHMARMSGLPPTAARERTADTLRHVGLYEERYRPIGGYSTGMKQRVKLAQALVHDPQLVLLDEPTNGLDPVGRDEMLGLIRRVYTDFGISVLVTSHLLGELERTCDHVVVVDGGKLLRSSSTSDFTQTTTTLAVEVTDSDAHPDGTAALRKALAEAGVTLLVSGEQGLPGAGHVLLVEATGEQTYDTVRDTVADLGIGLVRMEQRRHHIAEVFRDNDQTVQQKGAGSDGA
- a CDS encoding ABC transporter permease, translated to MAPDTSTQIHNIGYRSYDGARLGRAYARKSLFSQSLRGAYGLGRSAKSKVLPMLLFAVMCVPALIIVAVAIAVPGSTELPIKYTTYALTTQVIIGLYLASQAPQSVSRDLRFKTVPLYFSRPVERVDYVVAKYAAMASALFILTATPLLIMWIGALLAKFDFGDQTKEFGQGLVSVLLLSLLFAGLGLVMAALTPRRGFGVAAIIAVLLIPYGAVTAVQGIAYSTGNAGAIDWMGLFSPITLIDGFQTAFLGATSAFPGGEGPTAGTGFVYLLVALGLIVGSYAALMARYRKAGL
- a CDS encoding ABC transporter ATP-binding protein; amino-acid sequence: MTTIDIDHTSRWFGNVVAVNDVTMRIGPGVTGLLGPNGAGKSTLINMMGGFLAPSTGTVTLDGAPIWRNEQIYKQVGVVPEREAMYDFLTGREFVVANAELHGLDDAAAQRALATVEMEYAQDRKISTYSKGMRQRVKMASALVHDPSVLLLDEPFNGMDPRQRMQLMDLLRRMGDAGRTVLFSSHILEEVEQLASHIEVVVAGRHAASGDFRKIRRLMTDRPHRYLVRSSDDRALAAALIADPSTAGIEVDLKEGALRIQAVDFGRFTELLPRVARAHGIRLLTVSPSDESLESVFSYLVAA
- a CDS encoding SDR family oxidoreductase, whose product is MSGARAAGLAGARERRVSTGGVELCVVELGEADLPTVVLVHGYPDSKEVWSEVAERLAARFHVVLYDVRGHGRSTAPQPLRGGFTLEKLTDDFLAVADAVSPDRPVHLVGHDWGSVQGWEFATVARTEGRIASFTSISGPSLDHFGHWIKKRMTRPTPRRAAQLLGQGAKSWYVYMLHTPVLPELAWRGPLGKRWPGILQRIEKVPAGAYPTASLPSDAAHGAWLYRDNVRPRLRQPRPDAYAHVPVQLITPTGDAFLSERLYDDLDRWAPDLVRRTLPAKHWVPRTRPDQLAAWITEFVTTREEPAARAPEQKAPGRYADRFGGQLVLVTGAASGIGRATAFSFAEAGARVVAVDRDAEGAARTADMARLVGAPEAWGECVDVSDEQAMEKLAAKVAAEYGIVDVLVNNAGIGLSGPFLETTSEEWKKVLDVNLWGVIHGCRIFGRQMAERGQGGHIVNTASAAAYLPSKTLPAYSTSKAAVLMLSECLRAELASKSIGVSAICPGIVNTNITATSRFAGVDAAEEKRRQERSSRLYGLRNFPPEKVAEAILRAVVRNEAVVPVTPESKGALWMSRFAPRTLRAVAKLDPPL